A section of the Magnetococcus sp. PR-3 genome encodes:
- the rfbD gene encoding dTDP-4-dehydrorhamnose reductase, which yields MPTIWITGAHGQLARALVRSTPAEYHCRCFGRDQWDLSQPDVLSLPSKGLPDLLIHTAAMTDVDGAEQHREAAFKLNAESSEALARWCASHDIPLLGISTDYVFDGQACKPYTEQDEVNPMSVYGQSKRAGEQAIFEHLGQQGAVVRTTWLYDAQGKNFLTTMLRLMGQGVSPLRIVADQWGAPTSCHALAELLWLLADDMITTQNGGGLYHWSCAGQTNWYEFAQTIQDRALELALISKPVTIESTTAAEYGAPAPRPAFSVLDSSALSNRLGQKATPPTWEKALGAVMQELQQMNKG from the coding sequence ATGCCCACAATATGGATAACAGGTGCCCATGGTCAGCTGGCACGTGCTTTGGTCCGTTCAACCCCTGCAGAGTATCATTGTCGCTGTTTTGGACGAGATCAATGGGATCTCTCGCAGCCAGATGTCTTATCCTTACCTTCTAAGGGTCTTCCTGACTTATTAATCCATACGGCGGCAATGACCGATGTAGATGGCGCAGAACAGCATAGAGAGGCAGCCTTTAAGCTCAATGCTGAATCGAGTGAGGCCTTAGCGCGATGGTGTGCCTCACATGATATTCCTCTTTTGGGAATTTCTACAGACTATGTCTTTGATGGCCAAGCGTGCAAACCCTATACGGAGCAGGATGAAGTCAACCCCATGTCTGTATATGGTCAAAGTAAACGGGCTGGAGAACAGGCTATATTTGAACATTTAGGGCAGCAAGGTGCGGTTGTACGGACGACCTGGCTTTATGATGCCCAGGGAAAAAACTTTTTAACCACAATGTTGCGTTTAATGGGGCAGGGGGTCTCCCCTTTACGTATTGTCGCCGATCAATGGGGGGCCCCGACCAGTTGTCACGCACTAGCTGAGCTGCTGTGGTTGTTAGCCGATGATATGATAACGACTCAAAATGGTGGGGGGCTCTACCATTGGAGTTGCGCAGGGCAAACCAACTGGTATGAATTTGCACAAACAATACAAGATCGTGCGCTTGAGTTAGCCTTGATATCAAAGCCTGTAACAATAGAATCCACAACCGCGGCTGAATATGGTGCACCTGCACCCAGGCCAGCATTCTCTGTGTTGGATAGTTCAGCTTTGAGTAACAGGTTGGGGCAAAAGGCAACGCCCCCGACATGGGAGAAGGCTTTGGGTGCGGTTATGCAGGAGTTGCAGCAGATGAATAAGGGGTAA